The genomic stretch CGTGATTTAGCTCTGCAGTTAGAGGTTTCTCGCCCAACTGTACGTGATGCAATTCTACGTCTGGAAAGCAAAGGTTTATTGGAACGTCGTCAAGGGCGTGGTACATGGGTGAAGAAGGTCATGGACCAAACACTGATGGAACCGCTGTTTCAATTATTGACGACACACCCTGAAGCGCAATTAGATTTGCTTGAATTTCGTCATGCCTTAGAAGGTATCTCAGCCTATTACGCCGCGTTGCGTGGTACTGAAACCGATTTTCAACAATTGCGTGTTGCGCTTGATGCTGTGACGGCATCGGAATTAGCGCAAGATCCGCAATTGCAGGCGCAAGCCGTCAGTGCGTTTAATATTGCGGTTACCGCGGCATCACATAATATTGTGTTGTTGCATCTTCTGCGTGGTTTGAATCCATTGTTAGAAGATAATATTTGTCAAAATTTTAGGTTGTTGGAAAAGCGTCAAGGTGTGGTTGAACAAATTAGCCAACACCGCGGTGATATGCTCACTGCAATTCTTAACCGACAACCAGAAACAGCCAGAGAAGCATGTCATGCCCATCTGGCTTATATCGAGCAAGCATTGCTAGATATTGGGCGTGAAGATAGCCGCATTAATCGTGCGTCACGCCGTATAAAACAAGCTAAATAGTGTTACTAATGAATATTCTTAAACATACCTATGCTTAAGAATATTTCTTTAATATTGTAGAGATCTAATTAGTAAGGAATCTCATATGTCCGACATCTTAAAGCATGATGTAGACCCAATCGAAACTACCGAATGGCTAGAATCAATCGAATCAGTAATTCGTGAAGAAGGTCTTGAACGTGCACAGTATTTGCTAGAAAAAGTAATTGCAAAAGCACATCAAGACGGCGTTGCACTAGGTAAAGGCGGCATCACTACGGATTACATTAATACCATCCGTACTGAAGACCAACCTGTATACCCAGGTGACGAGAAACTAGAACGTCGTATTCGTTCGATTATCCGCTGGAATGCTTTAATGATCGTACTACGTGCATCAAAGAAAGACTTAGATTTAGGTGGCCACATGGCATCTTTCCAGTCTTCTGCTGCACTTTACGATGTATGTTTCAACCACTTCTTCCGTGCTCCAACGGAAAAAGACGGTGGCGATTTAGTTTATTACCAAGGTCATATTTCTCCTGGTATCTACGCGCGTTCATTTGTTGAAGGCCGTTTAACTGAAGAGCAACTAAACAACTTCCGTCAAGAAGTTGATGGTAAAGGTATCCCGTCATACCCACATCCTAAGTTGATGCCTGAATACTGGCAGTTCCCTACAGTATCTATGGGTCTTGGTCCATTCTCTGCTATCTATCAAGCGCGTTTCTTGAAATACCTAGATGGCCGTGGTCTTAAACAGACTGAAGATCAAACTGTATACGCTTTCCTAGGTGATGGCGAAATGGATGAACCAGAATCACGTGGCGCATTATCATTTGCAGCTCGTGAAGGTTTAGACAATTTAGTATTTGTTGTTAACTGTAACTTACAACGTCTAGATGGCCCTGTAATGGGTAACGGTAAGATCATTCAAGAACTAGAAAGCTTATTTAAAGGCGCTGGTTGGAATGTGATTAAAGTTGTTTGGGGCGAAGAGTGGGATGAACTTCTTGCTAAAGATACGTCTGGTAAATTACTACAGTTAATGAATGAAACTGTAGATGGTGATTACCAAACGTTGAAAGCTAAAGGCGGCGCTTACGTACGCGAGCATTTCTTTAATCGTTACCCTGAAACTGCTGCATTAGTTGCAGACATGACTGATGATGAAATCTACGCACTTAAGCGTGGCGGTCATTCATCAAGTAAACTTTACGCTGCTTATGCAAAAGCAAAAGCAACAGTAGGTTTACCAACAGTTATCCTAGCTAAAACTGTAAAAGGTTACGGTATGGGTGAAGCTGCTGAAGGTAAAAACATCGCGCACGGCGTGAAAAAAATGAAATCGGATACGCTTAAGCAGTTCCGTGATCGTTTCGATGTACCTGTATCTGATGATCAGTTGTTAGAACTACCGTATGTTAAAATCGAAGAAGGCACGCCTGAACACGAATACATGCATGCGCGTCGTAAAGAATTAAACGGTTACTTACCACAACGTAAACCTGAATTCTCTGGCAAGCTAGATATCCCAACTGTTGAAGATTTCGGCGTGCTACTTGGTGAGCAAAAACGTGAAATCTCGACAACGATGGCTTATGTCCGTGCTTTAAACGTGCTACTTAAGCACAAAGGTGTTGGCAAAAACATCGTACCAATTATCGCCGATGAAGCGCGTACATTTGGTATGGAAGGTTTATTCCGTCAAGTGGGTATTTATAACCCTAAAGGTCAAGCATACACACCTCAAGATCGCGAAATCGTTTCTTACTATAAAGAAGAAACTAGCGGCCAAGTACTTCAAGAAGGTATTAATGAGCTAGGTGCTATGTCTTCATGGGTTGCAGCGGCAACATCATACAGTACTAATGACGTACCTATGATCCCACTGTATATTTATTATTCAATGTTTGGTTTCCAACGTATTGGTGACTCTGCATGGATGGCTGGCGATCAAATGGCGCGTGGCTTCCTATTAGGTGCTACAGCTGGTCGTACAACGCTAAACGGTGAAGGTCTTCAACATGAAGATGGTCACAGCTTAGTACAAGCAGGCCTTATTCCGAACTGTGTGTCTTATGACCCAACATTCGCGTATGAAGTTGCTGTTGTATTACAAGATGGTTTACGTCGTATGTACGGCGAGCAAGAAAATGTTTTCTATTACATCACATTGATGAATGAAAACTATGCTCACCATGCAATGCCTGAAGGTGCTGAAGCAGGTATCCGTAAAGGTATGTATAAGTTAGAAACTTATACTGGCGAAAAAGCAAAAGTACAATTATTAAGTTCAGGTACTATCATGATGCAAGTACGCGAAGCGGCTCGTATCTTAAGTGAAGACTATGGTATTGGTTCTGACGTATTCTCGGTAACTTCATTCAATGAAATTGCACGTGAAGGTCAAGACGTTGAACGTTACAACATGCTACACCCTGAAGCTGAGCAAAAAGTACCGTACATCACTACACTAATGAGTGATGCGCCTGCTATTGCCGCGACAGATTATATCAAAAACTATGCAGAACAAGCGCGTGCATACGTGCCGACTTCATACAAAGTTCTTGGTACAGACGGTTTTGGTCGTTCAGACAGCCGTGCAAACTTACGTCGTCACTTCGAAGTTAACGCGCAATACGTAGTTGTTGCTGCATTATCTGAATTAGTTAAGAAAGGCGATCTAGAAAATCAAGTTGTTGTTGATGCAATTGCAAAATATAACATCGACGCTGATAAATTAAACCCTCTATACGCATAAGGTATAAAAAATGAGTATTGAAATTTTCGTTCCAGACATTGGTGATGATGAAGTAGAAGTAACTGAGATTTCCGTTCAAATCGGCGATACAGTTGCAGAAGAAGATACTTTGCTTGCTGTTGAGGGTGACAAAGCGTCTATGGAAGTACCTGCGCCACAAGCTGGTGTAGTACAAGAAATCCGTGTAAATGTTGGTGATACAGTGAAAACTGGTTCATTAATCTTTATCTTCGCTGCTGAAGCCGGTGCTGCTGCACCAGTTGCTGAAGTTGTAGCTGAGGCACCTGCTGTTGAAGCTGCTCCTGTTGCTGCCGCTGCTGCGCAAGTGTTAGAAGTTAACATTCCTGACATCGGCGACGATGAAGTGGAAGTAACTGAGATTTCAGTTAAAGTTGGCGATACTGTTGCTGAAGAAGACACTTTAATGGCTGTTGAAGGCGATAAAGCTTCAATGGAAGTTCCTGCACCATTCGCTGGTGTTGTGAAAGAAATTAAAGCAGCTGTTGGCGATAAAGTAACAACTGGTTCTTTCATCATGACGTTTGAAGTTGCTGGCGCTGCACCTGTTGCTGCACCTGTTGCTGCTCCTGTAGCACAAGCTGCTGCCGCTGCACCTGCTGCAAAAGTTGAAGCTCCGAAAGCTGCTGCTCCTGTTGCATCAAAAACGGCACCTGAAGCAACTGGTTTCGTTGAAAACGACGCTTACCACCATGCATCACCAGTAGTTCGTCGTCTAGCACGCGAATTCGGTGTTAACTTAGATAAAGTTGGCGCAACTGGTCGTAAAGGTCGCATCGCAAAAGAAGACGTACAAACTTACGTTAAAAATGCAGTTAAACGTTTAGAATCTGGCGCTACTGGCGGCAACGGTTCTGGTATGGACGTACTAGCATGGCCGAAAGTTGATTTCGCTAAATTTGGTGAAATCGAAGTAGTTAAGATGACTCGCATCCAGAAAATTTCTGGTCCGAACCTGCACCGTAACTGGGTTAAAATCCCACACGTTACACAGTTCGACGAAGCAGACATCACTGAACTAGAAGCGTTCCGTAAAGTTGAGAACAACAAACTTGTTAAGCAAGATAAAGGCTTCAAGATTTCTCCACTTATCTTCATCGTTAAAGCAGTAGCTAAAGCGTTAGCTGATTATCCGAAGTTCAATACTTCAATCGGCGAAGATGGCGAAAGCATCATTCAGAAGAAATACATCAACGTTGGTGTTGCTGTTGATACACCAAACGGTCTAGTTGTTCCGGTTATCCGTAACGTTGACCAGAAAGGTATTTACGAGCTTTGCCAAGATCTTGCTGTTATCTCTAAGAAAGCACGTGCTGGTAAACTGACTTCTTCTGACATGCAAGGCGGTTGTTTCACAATTTCTAGCCTTGGCGGTATCGGTGGTACTCAATTTACACCTATCGTTAATGCTCCTGAAGTGGCAATCTTAGGCGTATCACGTTCTGAAATTAAACCTAAGTGGGATGGCAAAGACTTTGCTCCTCGTCTTATGTTACCAATGGCGCTTTCATATGATCACCGTGTGATCGATGGCGCTGATGGTGCTCGTTTTGTTACAGCATTAAACGGATATCTTTCAGATCTTCGTCAGCTAGTACTTTAATTTTAGTTAAGCAAAAGCTTAATTTTAATCGAGTAATAGTTTTAGTATTTAATTAAAGAGAAGTTTTGGTATTTAATCAGAAGAGTTATCGCATTTTTGCAATGTTTTAACTCTTTTTACTTCTCATTTATTTAACATATATGTAAAATTATCTGGATTCGAACATCATTACTCAGAAGCTTTAAATTGTGCCTCTGAGTGAGGTAACCGCCATTCCAGATAATTAAATGACAACGAGGTCATAATGAGTAATGAAGTTAAAGCTCAAGTCGTAGTACTTGGCGCTGGTCCTGCGGGCTACTCTGCTGCATTCCGTGCTGCAGATTTAGGTTTAGAAACTGTAATCATCGAACGTTATAACACCTTAGGTGGTGTTTGTCTTAACGTTGGTTGTATCCCTTCAAAAGCTTTACTACACGTAGCTAAAGTAATCGAAGAAGCAAAATCATTAGCGGACCACGGTATCGTGTTCGGCGCACCACAAACTGACATCACTAAAATCCGTTCATGGAAAGAAAAAGTTGTTGGTCAATTAACTGGTGGTCTTGGCGGTATGGCTAAGATGCGTAAAGTTAAAGTGGTTGAAGGTTTAGCACAATTTACTGGCGCTAACACTATCGAAGCAACAGACCGTGACGGTAACGTTACAACAGTTACTTTTGATAATGCAATCATTGCAGCGGGTTCACGCCCAGTTAAACTACCATTCATCCCGCATGAAGATCCACGCGTTTGGGATTCAACTGATGCACTAGAACTGAAAGAAGTTCCTGGTAAATTACTTGTTCTTGGTGGTGGTATTATCGGTCTAGAAATGGGTACTGTGTACTCGGCACTAGGTTCTGATATTGACGTTGTTGAGTTTGCAGATCAATTAGTACCTGCAGCGGATAAAGACATCGTTAAGGTTTATGCTAAAGCAGTTAAAAACAAATTTAACGTTATGCTAAGCACTAAAGTAACAGGCGTTGAAGCAAAAGAAGACGGTCTATACGTTACGTTTGAAGGCAAAAAAGCGCCTGCTGAAGCAGTACGCTATGACGCAGTGCTTGTTGCTGTTGGTCGTGTACCAAACGGTCTTGGCTTAAATGCTGAGAAAGCGGGTATTAATGTAACTGAACGTGGCTTTATCGAAACAGATAAAACCATGAGCACGAACGTTCCACACATCTATGCAATCGGCGATATCGTTGGTCAACCTATGTTGGCGCATAAAGGTGTGCATGAAGGTCACGTTGCTGCAGAAAACATTGCTGGCAAGAAACACTTCTTCGATCCTAAAGTTATTCCATCAATTGCTTACACTGAGCCAGAAATGGCGTGGGCAGGTCTAACTGAGAAAGAAGCGAAAGAGCAAGGCGTAAACTACGAAGCTGCTGTATTCCCTTGGGCTGCATCAGGTCGTGCGATCGCTTCTGACGCATCTAACGGTATGACTAAGTTATTATTCAACAAAGACACTAACCGTATCATCGGTGGTGCTATGGTTGGTACTAACGCGGGTGAATTACTAGGTGAAGTTTGTCTAGCAATTGAAATGGGTTGTGATGCAGAAGATATCGCATTAACAATTCATGCACACCCAACGTTACACGAATCAGTTGGTATGGCTGCAGAAATTTATGAAGGTTCTATTACTGACCTTCCTAATGCAAAAGCGGTGAAGAAAAAATAATTTAGCGGTTTAATCGTTACACGTTAGCGAATTAATTGTTAATAATAGAAGCGACCTTAGGGTCGCTTTTTTTATACCTGTTTTTCTATCCTAGCCCATAAAATGCTGGTTCGGTTATTTTATGTCATTGGTATTAGGCATTTTAAAACAGAAGTTGCTAATATGGTTGGGTATAACTATACATTGCATTGAATATAACGTGTTGTTCCCAGTGGATGGGATGGATTAATTTTTAGGATCATCATTAAACTATGTCTCAGATTAAACGGATTTTTGGTTCTTCATTTACCATGATGAACGGGTTACTTCTCGCTTTTATTAGCCTTAATATAAGCACCGCTAGCGCCGCAGATGCTATTTCTACTCCAGCTACTATGAGTGAAAAAACACGCCCTAAAATTGGTCTAGCGTTAAGTGGTGGTGGTGCCAAAGGTGCTGCGCATTTAGGGGTGATTAAGTATTTAGAAAAACACAATATTCCCGTCGATTATATCTCTGGCACCAGCATGGGTTCCTTTATCGCTGGTATGTATGCCATGGGACGTTCAACAGCCGAAATAGAGCTGATATTAGCAGAGTATGACTGGAGCCAAGGTTATAACGATGACGTGCCACGTGAGGCGTTGTCGATAAGAGAAAAACAGCGTCAGGATTCATTTCAAATCCACACCAATATCGGCTTTGACGGCACCAGTGTGGAATATCCATCGGGCTTTGTACAAGGCCAAGGCATGGGGAAACTGTTACGTCTTTCAACTAATAGCTTACCTTATGTAAATCATTTTGACTTGCTGCCGATACCGTATCGCGCTATTGCTACCAATATTGAAACCATGCGCGAAGTAGTATTAGAGCGTGGTGATTTATCCAAAGTGATGCAAGCGAGTATGTCTATCCCTGGCGCGCTAACGCCTGTATTTATTGACGGCCAGCACCTTGTTGACGGTGGTATGGTGAATAACTTACCGATTGGTGTATTACAGGAGATGGGCGCTGATATCGTGATTGCGGTGGATATTGGTTCACAGCTTTACAGCCAAGAAGAGATCACTAGTGCGTTCCTTATTTTTGATCAGCTATCGAGTTCGATGACACGTGCGAGTGCTAATGAACAGATCTTAAAGTTATCTGAGCAAGATGTGTTATTGAGCCCTGATATTGATGGCATAGGTACGGCTGATTTTGATTTGATGCCAGAGGCAGTTGTACGCGGTGAAAAGGCCGCTGAATACGCCAGTGCTAAATTGAATGCATTATCACTATCAGATGCAAATTATGCGGTATACCAACAGCAAAAAGCAGCGCGAAAGCAGCAATTAGCACAAATTGAAACCATTGAAATAAATGATATTAAAATTAATACCGATACGCGATTAAGCCCACGTGTTATCGAAAATAAATTAAGCTTAAAGCGTGGTGACAAAATTACTGTCGCGGAGTTAGAGCAGGAACTTGATGGGCTTTATGCATTAAACCTATTTCAAAAAGTGGATTACAGTATTACTGAAAAAGACGGTCTTCATGATTTGAATATCAATGTGGTTGAGAAAAGTTGGGGGCCGGGTTATGTGGACTTTAAATTTAACATTCAGCAATCAACGACCAGTGATGATAGCCAGCAAATCGGTTTACAATATATTTTGAGTGATTTAAATCGACTGGGCGGAGAGTGGCGTACTGAGTTAGTGTATGGTTCGGACTCTAACATCAGTACTGAATTTTACTCGCCAATTGATTATAACCAATATTTTTTCTTTAAAACTGGTGTGCGTTTAGAAAACTATGAAAGTAAGCTCTATTTAGGTTCTGTTAATGATCCGGCGCTTACACCAATTAATTCTACGTTCGAATATTTTCCGGTTAAAACAGAACAAATAGGCGTTTTTGCTGAATTAGGTGCAATCCCGCTTGAGTGGATGCAGATTGCGGTAGGTAGTTATTATCAATCAGGCACAGCGGAAATAATTGGTACTACCATCGATAAAGATTTCGATAGTCAAGGCTGGTATGTAAAAACTCGTTTAGATTCGTTTGATAATATTTCGTTCCCAACAAAAGGTTTCAAATTAGATGCGGATGTTTACATTGATACTGGTGATTATTTAAATAGTAACGAGAATAATATCTTCTTCAGTTTAGATTGGCGTAATGCGGTGTCATTAGATCGTTCTACGTTGGAGTTCAAGGCATCAGTGGCCAGTTATGATGGGCCAGCTATCTCCCCTACGTTCGAAGTCGGTATTGGTGGTTTCCAGAATCTGTCGGGTTATGGCATTAACGAGTTGACCGGGAATCACAAAGGACTGGTGGCATTAATCTATCGCCATCGTTTATTGGATAACAATTTTGGCGCATTCTCATTACCACTTTATTTAGGGGCTTCAATCGAGCAGGGTAATGTCTGGAACGATACTGATGACATCAGTTTTGATTCAACGATTACAGCGGGTAGTATGTTTGTCGCGCTAGATACCGGTATTGGTCCGGTGATGCTGTCTTATGGTTATGCCGAAGGGGGTCATGCTTCTGGCTATTTGTTTATTGGTAATAATTTCTAGATATGGCGTTATAAACATTCACGTAAATTAGTTATCATTTTTTCATCATAAGTTTGATGAATGTTGAGTATTTATGTAAAAGTCCTGATGCACATGCTGCTTTAATTTTAATTTTAAGTTAAAAATGTTATATTTGTGAACACTCTGCAAGAGGCTCTAACTTTATTATTGCTGAGTTCACATAAATAACCGTTGAACTTGCATCAAAAATTACTGATTTAGGGTTATATATAACAAGGATGTCCACCATGGGTGGCATAAAATAAGAGGAATGTGTTGTGCTAAAAGCTTATCGTAAACATGTCGAAGAACGTGCCGCTGATGGGGTTGTACCGAAACCTCTTGATGCTGAACAAGTTGCTGCTCTAGTTGAATTGGTGAAAGCACCAATCGCTGGCGAAGAAGAAGTTATTTTAGATCTTTTAACGAATCGTGTACCACCAGGTGTGGATGAAGCTGCTTATGTAAAAGCTGGCTTCTTAACAGCGATTGTTAAAGGTGAAGCGACATCACCTATCTTATCTGCAGAACGTGCAACGGAACTACTTGGCACGATGCAAGGTGGTTACAACATCGAAACATTGGTTGAATTACTGGATGTTGATGCGCTTGCTCCTATCGCTGCAAAAGGCTTATCACACACACTATTAATGTTTGATGCTTTCTATACTGTTGAAGAAAAAGCAAAAGCAGGTAATAAATTTGCACAACAAGTTATGCAATCTTGGGCTGACGCTGAATGGTTCTTAACGAAACCTGAAGTGGCTGAAAAAATCACAGTCACCGTATTTAAAGTACCTGGCGAAACCAATACTGATGATCTATCACCTGCTCCAGATGCATGGTCTCGTCCAGATATCCCGCTGCATGCACTTGCAATGCTTAAAAATGAGCGTGAAGGTGTTTCAGCTACGCCACTACAAGCAATTGAAGAATTAAAACAAAAAGGTCACCCAGTGGCTTACGTTGGTGATGTTGTTGGTACGGGTTCTTCACGTAAATCAGCAACTAACTCAGTGTTATGGTGTATGGGTGATGATATCCCATTCGTGCCTAACAAGCGCGGCGGTGGTGTTTGTATCGGTTCTAAAATCGCGCCAATCTTCTTCAACACAATGGAAGATTCAGGTGCTTTACCATTAGAATTTGATGTAAGTAGCCTAAGCACTGGCGACGTTATTGATATCTATCCATATGCAGGTGTCGTTAAAGCGAACGATACTGGCGCGGCAATTACAGAATTCAAAATCAAAACTGATGTCATTCTTGATGAAGTGCGTGCCGGTGGTCGTATTCCACTGATCATTGGTCGTGGTTTAACAACGCGTGCACGTGCTGCATTAGGTCTAGAAGATTCAACAGTATTCCGTCTACCTCAAGATGTAGCGGCTTCGACTAAAGGTTATTCTTTAGCGCAAAAAATGGTTGGTAAAGCATGTGGTGTAACGGGCGTGCGTCCTAACCAGTATTGCGAACCTAAAATGACGACAGTAGGCTCTCAAGATACTACGGGTCCAATGACGCGTGATGAACTGAAAGATCTTGCTTGTCTTGGTTTCTCTGCTGACTTAGTCATGCAGTCTTTCTGTCATACTGCGGCATATCCGAAACCAGTTGATGTACAAACTCACCATACGTTACCAGACTTTATTCGTAACCGTGCGGGTGTTTCGTTACGTCCGGGTGATGGTGTAATTCACTCATGGTTAAACCGTATGTTATTGCCAGATACTGTTGGTACTGGTGGTGATTCACATACGCGTTTCCCATTAGGTATCTCTTTCCCTGCGGGTTCTGGTCTCGTTGCATTTGCTGCAGCGACAGGTGTTATGCCACTTGATATGCCTGAATCTATCTTGGTACGTTTTAAAGGTGAACTACAACCGGGTATCACATTACGTGATTTGGTTAATGCTATCCCGTATTACGCTATTCAGAAAGGTCTACTGACGGTTGCTAAAGAAGGCAAAATCAATGCATTCTCTGGCCGTGTCCTAGAAATTGAAGGTTTACCTGAGCTGAAAGTAGAGCAAGCATTTGAATTATCAGATGCATCTGCAGAGCGTTCTGCTGCAGGTTGTTCAATCAAACTTGATGAAGCACCAATCATTGAATACCTAGAGTCTAACATCGTGATGTTAAACTGGATGATTGCTGAAGGTTATGGCGATCCGAAAACGATTGCGCGTCGTGTTGCTGAAATGAAAGCTTGGATCGCTGATCCACAGTTACTTGAAGCTGATGCTGATGCTGAATACGCTGAAATCATTGAAATTGATTTAGCTGACGTGAAAGAACCTATCCTAGCTTGTCCAAATGATCCAGATGATGTGAAACTATTATCTGATGTTGCTGGCGTGGCGATTGATGAAGTCTTTGTTGGTTCATGCATGACTAACATCGGACACTTCCGTGCAGCGGGTAAACTATTGGAGAAATTCAACGGTTCATTGCCAACACGTATGTGGGTAACTCCGCCAACGCGTATGGATGCCGCACAATTAAGTGACGAAGGTTATTATTCTATCTTCGGTAAAGCGGGCGCACGTACCGAAATGCCAGGTTGTTCACTATGTATGGGTAACCAAGCCCGTGTAGGTGATAATACTACGGTTGTTTCTACGTCAACACGTAACTTCCCGAACCGTCTTGGTACAGGTGCTAACGTTTATTTGAGTTCTGCTGAAGTTGCTGCTGTAGCGGCAATTAAAGGTCGTATCCCAACGGTTACAGAATACATGGAACTGGCGTCTGAACTTGATGCAACGGCAGCGGATACTTACCGCTACTTAAACTTCGATAA from Moritella marina ATCC 15381 encodes the following:
- the pdhR gene encoding pyruvate dehydrogenase complex transcriptional repressor PdhR; the protein is MVYRKIQPPKLSDAIAEQLEQMILEGSLESGQRLPSERDLALQLEVSRPTVRDAILRLESKGLLERRQGRGTWVKKVMDQTLMEPLFQLLTTHPEAQLDLLEFRHALEGISAYYAALRGTETDFQQLRVALDAVTASELAQDPQLQAQAVSAFNIAVTAASHNIVLLHLLRGLNPLLEDNICQNFRLLEKRQGVVEQISQHRGDMLTAILNRQPETAREACHAHLAYIEQALLDIGREDSRINRASRRIKQAK
- the aceE gene encoding pyruvate dehydrogenase (acetyl-transferring), homodimeric type, which encodes MSDILKHDVDPIETTEWLESIESVIREEGLERAQYLLEKVIAKAHQDGVALGKGGITTDYINTIRTEDQPVYPGDEKLERRIRSIIRWNALMIVLRASKKDLDLGGHMASFQSSAALYDVCFNHFFRAPTEKDGGDLVYYQGHISPGIYARSFVEGRLTEEQLNNFRQEVDGKGIPSYPHPKLMPEYWQFPTVSMGLGPFSAIYQARFLKYLDGRGLKQTEDQTVYAFLGDGEMDEPESRGALSFAAREGLDNLVFVVNCNLQRLDGPVMGNGKIIQELESLFKGAGWNVIKVVWGEEWDELLAKDTSGKLLQLMNETVDGDYQTLKAKGGAYVREHFFNRYPETAALVADMTDDEIYALKRGGHSSSKLYAAYAKAKATVGLPTVILAKTVKGYGMGEAAEGKNIAHGVKKMKSDTLKQFRDRFDVPVSDDQLLELPYVKIEEGTPEHEYMHARRKELNGYLPQRKPEFSGKLDIPTVEDFGVLLGEQKREISTTMAYVRALNVLLKHKGVGKNIVPIIADEARTFGMEGLFRQVGIYNPKGQAYTPQDREIVSYYKEETSGQVLQEGINELGAMSSWVAAATSYSTNDVPMIPLYIYYSMFGFQRIGDSAWMAGDQMARGFLLGATAGRTTLNGEGLQHEDGHSLVQAGLIPNCVSYDPTFAYEVAVVLQDGLRRMYGEQENVFYYITLMNENYAHHAMPEGAEAGIRKGMYKLETYTGEKAKVQLLSSGTIMMQVREAARILSEDYGIGSDVFSVTSFNEIAREGQDVERYNMLHPEAEQKVPYITTLMSDAPAIAATDYIKNYAEQARAYVPTSYKVLGTDGFGRSDSRANLRRHFEVNAQYVVVAALSELVKKGDLENQVVVDAIAKYNIDADKLNPLYA
- the aceF gene encoding pyruvate dehydrogenase complex dihydrolipoyllysine-residue acetyltransferase, which gives rise to MSIEIFVPDIGDDEVEVTEISVQIGDTVAEEDTLLAVEGDKASMEVPAPQAGVVQEIRVNVGDTVKTGSLIFIFAAEAGAAAPVAEVVAEAPAVEAAPVAAAAAQVLEVNIPDIGDDEVEVTEISVKVGDTVAEEDTLMAVEGDKASMEVPAPFAGVVKEIKAAVGDKVTTGSFIMTFEVAGAAPVAAPVAAPVAQAAAAAPAAKVEAPKAAAPVASKTAPEATGFVENDAYHHASPVVRRLAREFGVNLDKVGATGRKGRIAKEDVQTYVKNAVKRLESGATGGNGSGMDVLAWPKVDFAKFGEIEVVKMTRIQKISGPNLHRNWVKIPHVTQFDEADITELEAFRKVENNKLVKQDKGFKISPLIFIVKAVAKALADYPKFNTSIGEDGESIIQKKYINVGVAVDTPNGLVVPVIRNVDQKGIYELCQDLAVISKKARAGKLTSSDMQGGCFTISSLGGIGGTQFTPIVNAPEVAILGVSRSEIKPKWDGKDFAPRLMLPMALSYDHRVIDGADGARFVTALNGYLSDLRQLVL
- the lpdA gene encoding dihydrolipoyl dehydrogenase, giving the protein MSNEVKAQVVVLGAGPAGYSAAFRAADLGLETVIIERYNTLGGVCLNVGCIPSKALLHVAKVIEEAKSLADHGIVFGAPQTDITKIRSWKEKVVGQLTGGLGGMAKMRKVKVVEGLAQFTGANTIEATDRDGNVTTVTFDNAIIAAGSRPVKLPFIPHEDPRVWDSTDALELKEVPGKLLVLGGGIIGLEMGTVYSALGSDIDVVEFADQLVPAADKDIVKVYAKAVKNKFNVMLSTKVTGVEAKEDGLYVTFEGKKAPAEAVRYDAVLVAVGRVPNGLGLNAEKAGINVTERGFIETDKTMSTNVPHIYAIGDIVGQPMLAHKGVHEGHVAAENIAGKKHFFDPKVIPSIAYTEPEMAWAGLTEKEAKEQGVNYEAAVFPWAASGRAIASDASNGMTKLLFNKDTNRIIGGAMVGTNAGELLGEVCLAIEMGCDAEDIALTIHAHPTLHESVGMAAEIYEGSITDLPNAKAVKKK
- a CDS encoding patatin-like phospholipase family protein, which translates into the protein MSQIKRIFGSSFTMMNGLLLAFISLNISTASAADAISTPATMSEKTRPKIGLALSGGGAKGAAHLGVIKYLEKHNIPVDYISGTSMGSFIAGMYAMGRSTAEIELILAEYDWSQGYNDDVPREALSIREKQRQDSFQIHTNIGFDGTSVEYPSGFVQGQGMGKLLRLSTNSLPYVNHFDLLPIPYRAIATNIETMREVVLERGDLSKVMQASMSIPGALTPVFIDGQHLVDGGMVNNLPIGVLQEMGADIVIAVDIGSQLYSQEEITSAFLIFDQLSSSMTRASANEQILKLSEQDVLLSPDIDGIGTADFDLMPEAVVRGEKAAEYASAKLNALSLSDANYAVYQQQKAARKQQLAQIETIEINDIKINTDTRLSPRVIENKLSLKRGDKITVAELEQELDGLYALNLFQKVDYSITEKDGLHDLNINVVEKSWGPGYVDFKFNIQQSTTSDDSQQIGLQYILSDLNRLGGEWRTELVYGSDSNISTEFYSPIDYNQYFFFKTGVRLENYESKLYLGSVNDPALTPINSTFEYFPVKTEQIGVFAELGAIPLEWMQIAVGSYYQSGTAEIIGTTIDKDFDSQGWYVKTRLDSFDNISFPTKGFKLDADVYIDTGDYLNSNENNIFFSLDWRNAVSLDRSTLEFKASVASYDGPAISPTFEVGIGGFQNLSGYGINELTGNHKGLVALIYRHRLLDNNFGAFSLPLYLGASIEQGNVWNDTDDISFDSTITAGSMFVALDTGIGPVMLSYGYAEGGHASGYLFIGNNF